The Desmonostoc muscorum LEGE 12446 genome includes a region encoding these proteins:
- a CDS encoding DUF4327 family protein, which produces MKTTVKYDIELIKEEALELVKKRLVNRQQPIYTLCKYIPHRDWINFELELEKNEFLLRDRIIDLLEHESWDED; this is translated from the coding sequence ATGAAGACTACGGTTAAATATGACATCGAGCTGATCAAGGAAGAAGCACTTGAGCTTGTTAAAAAGAGACTTGTTAACCGTCAGCAGCCAATTTATACCCTCTGTAAATATATTCCTCATCGTGACTGGATTAATTTTGAACTTGAGCTAGAAAAAAACGAATTTCTACTCAGAGATAGAATTATTGACCTCCTAGAACACGAATCTTGGGATGAAGACTGA
- a CDS encoding cysteine desulfurase-like protein — MLLNVDKVRQYFPALGGEWTFFDNAGGSQTLKKVVDRISEFLLTSDVQLGASYGVSQLAGERLALATRGMATFINANSHTEVVMGPSTTMMLRVLSICLGQTFTPGDEIIVTNCDHEANIGAWVALEKQGMKVKVWQIRPDTLELDLADLEPLMNQRTKLVALTHASNVLGTINPIKEIAAFVHDRGAMICVDGVAYAPHRLIDVQNLDVDFYALSFYKVYGPHHALLYGKEEHLLRLPGLNHYFIQQTDIPYKFQLGNVNFELSYGMLGLCDYLSELAQLHYDNQTALDLRNQMVQAFDLISIHEEKISDRLLNYLNNKSNVRVIGQSKADRNSRVPTISFVVDGINSSTIPPKIDKHYIGIRYGDFYAKRLIEYLGLASQGGIIRVSMVHYNTLEEVDRLIEAFEQVF; from the coding sequence ATGCTCCTGAATGTTGATAAAGTTCGTCAATATTTTCCCGCCCTTGGTGGTGAATGGACTTTTTTTGATAATGCTGGCGGGTCACAAACCCTGAAAAAAGTAGTAGATAGAATTAGCGAATTTCTCTTGACTTCTGATGTTCAGTTGGGAGCTTCTTATGGAGTTTCCCAACTTGCAGGAGAACGATTAGCTTTAGCAACTAGGGGAATGGCTACTTTTATTAATGCCAATTCTCACACAGAAGTTGTGATGGGACCATCTACTACAATGATGTTGAGAGTTCTTTCAATTTGTTTGGGTCAAACCTTCACACCTGGTGATGAGATTATTGTTACTAATTGTGACCATGAGGCGAATATTGGTGCTTGGGTTGCTCTGGAAAAACAAGGAATGAAGGTTAAAGTATGGCAAATTCGCCCAGATACTTTGGAACTTGATTTAGCAGATTTAGAACCATTGATGAATCAGCGCACAAAATTAGTAGCTTTAACTCATGCTTCTAATGTTTTGGGAACGATCAACCCTATTAAAGAAATTGCTGCATTTGTACACGATCGCGGTGCGATGATTTGTGTCGATGGCGTAGCTTATGCACCACACAGATTGATTGATGTCCAAAATTTAGATGTTGATTTTTATGCTTTGAGTTTTTATAAAGTCTATGGGCCACATCATGCTTTACTTTATGGCAAAGAAGAACATTTATTAAGATTGCCTGGGCTGAATCATTATTTTATTCAACAAACAGATATACCTTATAAATTCCAACTGGGAAATGTCAACTTTGAATTAAGTTATGGAATGTTGGGTTTGTGTGATTATCTGAGTGAATTAGCACAATTACACTACGACAATCAAACTGCACTCGATTTGAGAAATCAGATGGTGCAAGCATTTGATTTAATTAGCATACACGAAGAGAAGATTAGCGATCGCCTTTTAAATTACCTCAACAACAAGTCTAATGTCCGAGTCATTGGTCAATCAAAAGCTGACCGCAATTCCCGTGTGCCGACTATATCTTTTGTCGTCGATGGCATCAATAGCTCAACTATTCCACCAAAAATTGACAAGCATTATATTGGAATTCGCTACGGAGACTTTTATGCTAAACGGTTAATTGAATATTTGGGTTTAGCATCCCAAGGTGGAATAATCAGGGTGAGTATGGTACATTACAACACCCTTGAGGAAGTTGACAGGCTGATTGAGGCTTTTGAGCAGGTGTTTTAA
- a CDS encoding response regulator transcription factor produces MLILLVEDDPSQLEPLRAALLKAGHIVDALTDGDTAQWFVFRKNYDLLILDWMLPKVSGVELCQVYRRAGKVAPILMLTAKDTVSDKVRGLDAGADDYLVKPVDVVELLARVRALGRRSPMWQGDILTLGDLQLHLSNLILERGSLTTQLSSREFQLMEYMMRHPRQVLSHGQIEQALWNWGEEPESNAVTTLVRRLRQRLQTIGVKDWIETVHRMGYRLNPPN; encoded by the coding sequence ATGTTGATCTTACTAGTAGAAGATGACCCATCACAGTTAGAGCCACTGCGAGCAGCATTGTTAAAAGCAGGGCATATAGTAGATGCGTTGACTGATGGTGACACAGCGCAGTGGTTTGTCTTTCGCAAAAACTATGATTTGCTGATTTTAGATTGGATGTTGCCTAAAGTCAGCGGTGTAGAATTGTGTCAAGTATATCGACGGGCAGGTAAAGTGGCTCCCATCCTGATGCTGACGGCGAAAGACACCGTTTCAGATAAAGTCAGAGGTTTAGATGCTGGAGCCGATGATTACTTAGTTAAGCCTGTGGATGTGGTGGAGTTATTAGCACGGGTGCGGGCATTAGGAAGGCGATCGCCAATGTGGCAAGGAGATATACTTACCCTGGGCGACTTGCAACTTCATTTATCGAATTTGATACTTGAACGTGGTTCCTTAACAACTCAACTTTCTAGCCGCGAGTTTCAATTAATGGAATATATGATGCGTCATCCCCGCCAAGTCTTATCTCATGGCCAAATTGAGCAAGCCCTTTGGAATTGGGGAGAAGAACCCGAAAGTAACGCAGTTACCACCTTAGTTCGCCGTTTACGCCAACGCCTACAAACTATTGGCGTCAAAGATTGGATAGAAACGGTGCATCGCATGGGTTATCGGTTAAATCCGCCAAATTAA
- a CDS encoding Uma2 family endonuclease, whose amino-acid sequence MVSSLKELIDQPELRHSDDPEERFISSGVSWESYESLLAKLEDNSHYRVTYLDGILEIMSPSIRHEKIKTNLGMLLERFFYSKRIRFTPMGSSTFRNKAKKAGAEPDECYCIGEEKKIPDLAIEVVVINGNINKLEIYRRLGVTEVWFWERNQFKLYHLRDNSQKEQATVYPDTYGYEQIVKSEILPELDISLLEQCISISDSIQAVDEFEQGLKAE is encoded by the coding sequence ATGGTCAGCAGCCTTAAAGAACTAATTGATCAGCCAGAATTACGGCATAGTGATGATCCAGAGGAAAGGTTTATCAGTAGTGGCGTAAGTTGGGAGAGTTATGAATCCCTACTAGCTAAATTAGAAGATAATTCTCATTACCGTGTTACTTATTTAGATGGAATATTAGAGATAATGTCACCATCAATTAGGCATGAAAAAATCAAAACGAATTTAGGGATGCTGTTAGAGCGTTTCTTTTACAGCAAGCGCATTCGTTTTACACCTATGGGAAGTTCTACTTTTAGAAACAAAGCAAAAAAAGCAGGGGCGGAACCAGACGAATGTTACTGCATAGGTGAAGAGAAAAAGATACCGGACTTAGCCATAGAAGTAGTTGTTATTAACGGCAACATAAATAAACTCGAAATCTACCGAAGATTAGGAGTTACAGAAGTATGGTTTTGGGAGAGAAACCAGTTTAAGTTATACCACCTACGGGACAATTCTCAAAAAGAACAAGCCACAGTTTACCCTGATACCTATGGATATGAGCAAATAGTAAAAAGTGAGATCCTGCCAGAATTGGATATTTCCCTGCTAGAGCAATGTATTTCAATTTCAGATTCAATTCAAGCTGTTGATGAATTTGAACAGGGGTTAAAAGCAGAGTAA
- a CDS encoding efflux RND transporter periplasmic adaptor subunit, translating to MDDTSEAQVSAIETQPDSSAPSELASNPSGKPWFWRLLILFLVTGGIILWRMLAPGGGQRSSVAQQQQAPAPKAIETIALANGRATRSVQLLGQVEASQQSILRAQTSGIVEKILVQSGDRVQAGMAIAFLDDTEQQLAISQARAQLAQQRSNLARLEVGTRKEIIAQRQAAVTSAKARELEAQDNLKRTSDLVKEGALSQRLLVEAQTQLNNIQGERLEAEAELAEAKAGPIQEEIAAQRANVEAARATLAQAELVQQRTRILASESGIVQTRHVSNGDLVQNSSEIVTLVAGDRFDIFLELPEELSGTVTPGMTIDLSARALPQWKQRASITTVVPSADPASRRQRVRVQINKPPTGLIPGMAIAGNLNIPSNRPSFVVSRDALTRRQNQWLVFTVADGKAKQIPVEMLADMGKDVAIYHSTLRTGQPIVLRGGDGLQDGAPVKIVDPT from the coding sequence ATGGATGATACTTCTGAAGCTCAAGTTTCAGCCATTGAAACCCAACCAGATAGTTCTGCACCTTCTGAGTTGGCATCTAATCCTTCGGGTAAACCTTGGTTCTGGAGATTGCTTATTTTATTTCTGGTGACTGGTGGTATTATCCTCTGGCGGATGCTGGCTCCTGGTGGGGGACAACGTTCTTCTGTTGCACAACAGCAGCAAGCGCCAGCCCCAAAGGCAATTGAAACCATCGCCTTGGCCAATGGACGGGCTACAAGAAGTGTTCAGCTTTTAGGACAAGTGGAAGCCAGTCAGCAATCAATACTCCGCGCTCAAACGAGTGGAATTGTGGAAAAAATTCTCGTGCAATCAGGCGATCGCGTGCAAGCAGGTATGGCCATCGCCTTTCTGGACGATACCGAACAGCAATTGGCAATTAGCCAAGCACGGGCACAATTGGCACAACAACGTAGCAATCTGGCACGTTTGGAAGTTGGTACTCGAAAAGAAATCATTGCTCAACGTCAAGCAGCTGTCACATCTGCTAAGGCGCGGGAACTGGAAGCACAAGATAATCTCAAACGCACCAGCGATCTTGTTAAAGAGGGTGCTTTGTCTCAAAGATTATTGGTTGAAGCCCAAACACAATTAAATAACATCCAAGGAGAACGCTTAGAAGCTGAGGCAGAACTAGCTGAAGCCAAAGCCGGGCCGATTCAGGAAGAAATTGCTGCCCAACGGGCAAACGTGGAAGCCGCTAGAGCCACCTTAGCCCAAGCTGAATTAGTACAGCAGCGCACTCGAATTCTGGCATCGGAATCAGGTATCGTCCAGACTCGTCATGTCAGTAATGGTGATTTAGTCCAAAATTCCAGTGAAATTGTCACCTTAGTAGCAGGCGATCGCTTCGACATTTTCCTAGAGTTACCCGAAGAACTCAGTGGTACAGTTACCCCAGGTATGACAATCGATCTTAGCGCTCGTGCCTTACCGCAATGGAAACAACGCGCCAGCATCACCACTGTAGTTCCTTCAGCCGATCCTGCCTCCCGTCGTCAGCGCGTGCGTGTCCAAATTAACAAACCACCAACAGGCTTAATACCAGGAATGGCGATCGCAGGCAATCTCAACATCCCCTCAAACCGCCCTAGTTTTGTGGTATCAAGAGATGCATTAACCAGACGCCAAAATCAGTGGTTAGTTTTCACCGTTGCTGATGGCAAAGCCAAACAAATTCCAGTGGAAATGCTTGCTGACATGGGTAAAGATGTCGCAATTTATCATTCCACCTTACGCACTGGTCAACCCATCGTCCTACGTGGCGGCGACGGATTGCAAGATGGTGCGCCTGTAAAAATAGTCGATCCAACTTAA
- a CDS encoding cysteine hydrolase family protein, with protein MLEKRINRRAILQGAITLAGTLATVQIACAQKAQVQSTLKQRKGILLAVDLQNGFLITPECQAVVPKVVAHASQFYQVWATRFFNLNPNFSRQLNWNEMVSGQETELSKTLIPVVSKTFDKPSYSAFLPTLLQALESNGINTIAVCGVDTDACVMATTLGLFDAGFETFVVSDGCASSAGQKYHEAAIQILKRNIGEKYVISFSKLPAMLS; from the coding sequence ATGCTAGAAAAAAGAATCAATAGAAGAGCTATCCTTCAGGGTGCTATCACCTTAGCAGGAACATTGGCAACCGTCCAAATTGCCTGTGCCCAGAAAGCGCAGGTGCAGTCTACTTTAAAACAACGTAAAGGGATTTTGTTAGCGGTAGATTTACAAAATGGCTTTTTAATCACACCTGAATGTCAAGCGGTTGTACCAAAGGTGGTTGCTCATGCTAGTCAGTTTTATCAGGTTTGGGCAACTCGCTTTTTTAACTTGAATCCTAACTTCTCGCGTCAACTCAACTGGAACGAGATGGTATCTGGACAGGAAACGGAGCTTTCTAAAACCTTAATTCCGGTTGTCAGCAAAACCTTTGATAAGCCTTCATATTCTGCGTTTTTACCTACTCTGCTTCAAGCCCTGGAAAGTAATGGTATTAATACAATCGCAGTGTGCGGAGTCGATACAGACGCTTGTGTGATGGCTACAACTTTGGGACTATTTGATGCTGGATTTGAGACGTTCGTTGTATCAGATGGCTGTGCTTCTAGTGCTGGGCAGAAATATCATGAAGCGGCGATTCAGATCTTAAAACGCAACATTGGAGAGAAATATGTAATTTCTTTTAGTAAATTACCTGCAATGTTGTCTTAG
- a CDS encoding molybdopterin molybdotransferase MoeA, translating to MLSVSNAQAIILNLVQPLDNQRDTEVVDLLAADSRILATPVTSPLDFPHWDNSAMDGYAVRYEDVQHSSAEKPTVLQIIEEIPAGYQPKCTIQAGQAARIFTGALMPAAADTVVMQEKTRREENRVFILAAPQSQEFVRHKAAFYQAGTQLLPAGIKLNAPEIAVLAAAQCPKLNVYRRPRVAIFSTGDELVTVDQPLQPGQIVDSNQYALAALVRESGAEPLLLGIVKDEPVALSKVITDAAAIADIVLSSGGVSVGDYDYVDKILESLGATIHIQAVDIRPGKPLTVATLPTPSTGLAMLNPYSPLPTPHSPLYFGLPGNPASVLVTFWRFVLPAIKKLSGIREGWEPVFLKVRSHDELRSDGKRETYLWGKLHLIDGVYEFHKAGGSHSSGNLINLAQTNALAVLPLGKTLISPQEEVEVLQLIKP from the coding sequence ATGCTATCAGTCAGCAATGCACAAGCAATTATCTTAAATTTGGTGCAGCCGTTGGATAACCAGCGGGATACAGAAGTTGTAGATTTGTTGGCAGCCGATAGTCGGATTTTGGCAACGCCTGTCACCAGTCCTTTAGATTTTCCCCATTGGGATAACTCAGCGATGGATGGGTATGCAGTGCGGTACGAAGATGTGCAGCACTCTAGCGCCGAAAAACCAACTGTTTTGCAAATTATTGAAGAGATTCCGGCTGGGTATCAGCCCAAGTGTACGATTCAGGCAGGGCAAGCAGCGCGGATTTTCACAGGTGCCTTAATGCCAGCAGCAGCCGACACTGTTGTTATGCAAGAAAAAACGCGGCGGGAAGAAAACCGCGTTTTTATCCTAGCCGCGCCACAATCCCAAGAATTTGTCAGACACAAAGCAGCTTTTTACCAAGCTGGAACACAATTACTACCAGCAGGTATTAAGTTAAATGCCCCAGAAATTGCTGTGTTGGCAGCAGCACAGTGTCCAAAATTAAATGTTTACCGTCGTCCGCGTGTAGCAATTTTTTCTACTGGTGACGAGTTGGTAACAGTTGATCAACCATTGCAACCAGGGCAAATTGTGGATTCTAATCAGTATGCACTGGCGGCTTTGGTGAGAGAAAGTGGGGCAGAACCATTACTATTGGGCATTGTCAAAGATGAACCAGTTGCCCTGAGTAAAGTTATTACTGATGCAGCTGCGATCGCTGATATAGTTCTATCTTCCGGTGGTGTTTCAGTGGGAGATTATGACTATGTTGACAAAATTCTCGAATCACTAGGAGCTACAATCCACATTCAAGCTGTAGACATCAGGCCAGGTAAACCCCTCACCGTCGCCACTCTCCCCACTCCCTCTACGGGTTTAGCAATGCTAAACCCCTACTCCCCACTCCCCACTCCCCACTCCCCCCTCTACTTTGGTTTACCAGGAAATCCGGCATCTGTATTAGTAACTTTTTGGCGGTTTGTGCTGCCAGCGATCAAAAAACTTTCGGGAATTAGAGAAGGTTGGGAACCAGTATTTTTAAAAGTGCGATCGCATGATGAATTGCGATCGGATGGTAAGCGTGAAACTTATCTTTGGGGTAAATTGCATTTAATTGATGGAGTTTATGAATTTCACAAAGCTGGTGGTAGTCACAGTTCTGGCAATTTAATTAATTTAGCTCAAACCAATGCTTTAGCTGTTCTACCGCTGGGTAAAACATTAATTTCTCCACAAGAAGAGGTAGAAGTTTTGCAGTTGATTAAGCCTTAA
- a CDS encoding Rieske (2Fe-2S) protein → MTQIFEFPTDKDHYTPVAKLADVQAAGSLLIHKEKHTIVLFYSDNRVYAIDNRCPHMGFPLEGSTCKDGIVTCPWHYARFDLASGGTFDSWADDVPSFPIEIRDGEVWVNLAPPINLHTHQRERLEDGLKQNISLVIAKSTIALLDLGVNPAEPFQTGLEFGTRYNKAGWSTGLTIHTCMMNLLPYLDTEDKPRALFQGLSAVANDSAGAPPLFPVHPLPNSKVDFPTLKSWFRQFIQVRDSEAAQRCLVSAIRSGANSKEVADMLFCAATDHRYLDIGHTLDFINKALEALDTVNWQAAEPIIASLVSGLADASRMEESNSWRYPVDLVAILESAFEQLPTVLSAGKSRQGTWSNWDELVPILLGEDPQAIADSLLNALQAGCTEEQLASVVTYTAALRVARFHTNNDFGDWNSAHHPFTFANAVHQGLRRVPTVELLRGVFDAAMSVYLNRFLNVPPARLPEPKDSVKNPEELLQQLPDLLNRQQQVNQTGQLVANYLYSGGSAERLMAMLGKMMLRENRDFHVIQEIEAAFRQYSLLGNTPAGIHVLVAASRYLAAHSPTMRSQGQTYQIAYRLHKGDRLFEET, encoded by the coding sequence ATGACTCAAATATTTGAATTTCCAACGGATAAAGACCATTATACGCCTGTTGCTAAACTTGCAGATGTTCAGGCAGCAGGCAGTTTGTTAATCCACAAGGAAAAACATACTATTGTTTTGTTTTACTCAGACAATAGAGTATATGCAATTGATAACCGTTGTCCACACATGGGCTTTCCCCTAGAAGGTAGCACTTGCAAAGATGGTATTGTTACCTGCCCTTGGCATTATGCCCGCTTCGATCTTGCTAGTGGTGGAACCTTTGACTCTTGGGCAGATGATGTGCCTTCTTTTCCCATAGAGATCCGCGATGGTGAAGTTTGGGTAAATTTAGCACCTCCCATTAATCTTCATACCCACCAACGCGAACGTCTGGAAGATGGTTTAAAGCAGAATATTTCCTTAGTGATTGCTAAATCAACGATCGCACTTTTAGATCTAGGAGTCAATCCAGCTGAACCATTTCAAACGGGGCTAGAATTTGGCACTCGTTACAACAAAGCAGGTTGGAGTACAGGTTTAACTATCCACACCTGCATGATGAATCTACTACCTTATTTAGATACAGAAGACAAACCCCGTGCTTTATTTCAAGGACTTTCGGCAGTAGCTAATGATAGCGCCGGTGCGCCGCCTCTGTTTCCCGTTCACCCGTTACCTAACTCTAAAGTTGATTTTCCGACTCTTAAAAGCTGGTTTCGCCAGTTTATTCAGGTACGTGATAGTGAAGCCGCTCAAAGATGTTTGGTATCTGCGATTCGCTCCGGAGCTAATTCTAAGGAAGTTGCAGATATGTTATTCTGTGCTGCTACAGATCATCGTTATCTTGATATTGGGCACACCCTTGATTTTATCAACAAAGCACTAGAAGCCCTTGATACTGTGAATTGGCAAGCAGCCGAACCTATTATCGCTAGCTTAGTTTCGGGTTTAGCCGATGCATCCCGCATGGAAGAATCTAATTCCTGGCGCTACCCTGTAGATTTGGTAGCAATTTTAGAGTCAGCTTTTGAGCAATTACCCACCGTTTTAAGTGCAGGGAAATCTAGACAAGGAACTTGGTCTAACTGGGATGAATTAGTACCAATTTTATTAGGTGAAGACCCCCAAGCGATCGCCGACTCCCTACTGAATGCACTCCAAGCAGGTTGTACTGAAGAACAATTAGCAAGCGTAGTTACTTATACAGCGGCCTTGCGTGTAGCTCGTTTTCATACTAACAATGACTTTGGAGATTGGAATTCCGCACATCATCCATTTACTTTTGCTAACGCCGTGCATCAAGGCTTACGACGAGTACCAACAGTGGAACTATTAAGAGGTGTGTTTGATGCGGCGATGAGTGTGTATTTAAATCGTTTTTTGAATGTACCACCAGCAAGGCTTCCAGAACCCAAAGACTCAGTTAAAAATCCCGAAGAATTACTCCAGCAGCTACCCGATTTATTAAATCGTCAGCAGCAAGTAAACCAGACAGGGCAATTAGTGGCAAATTATTTATACAGTGGTGGTTCTGCTGAAAGACTCATGGCGATGCTGGGGAAAATGATGTTGCGAGAAAACCGTGATTTTCATGTAATTCAAGAAATAGAAGCAGCTTTTCGTCAGTACTCCCTGCTGGGTAATACTCCAGCTGGTATTCATGTATTGGTTGCTGCTTCTCGGTATTTAGCAGCCCATTCTCCCACAATGCGATCGCAAGGCCAGACTTATCAAATCGCTTATCGATTACATAAAGGCGATCGTTTATTTGAGGAAACTTGA
- a CDS encoding sensor histidine kinase — protein MFEHSRRNLAHWFALSMGGILFAFAGVGYCLSVEEQLRVFDDELFSQSKAFAAKTEYSLYQSQWQNQRSQQIPLENGASLNGGLVYARWYNSQKQLVQFIGSSTNKQLTGEPGFETLETPLNSDSPTKTSWVRQVTLPVLSDKQLIGYFQTAVPMNSLRSSLNQARLFLTLGVPVTFGVIGITGWFLGGLAMRPSLRAYQQLQRFTADASHELRAPVATVLSNAQVALMPPEDLSEQRLRLQNIAETAKSMSTLINNLLFLSRHNGSLTDTILKPVDLREILKSLAEDFAAQAPAQNLNFNAQFPEQPVMLEADANLLKQAVINLLTNAFKYTPAGGKVELNLFTQSHCAVIQVKDNGIGIPTTDLPHIFDRFYRVDTVRSRQTGGFGLGLAIAQQIVQGYNGQITVKSIVGQGSTFQINLPLQL, from the coding sequence ATGTTTGAACATAGCCGCCGTAATCTTGCTCACTGGTTTGCCCTGTCGATGGGTGGAATTTTGTTTGCGTTTGCTGGGGTGGGCTACTGTCTGAGTGTGGAAGAACAGTTGCGGGTTTTTGATGACGAACTATTTTCACAAAGTAAAGCTTTTGCTGCCAAAACTGAATACTCGCTTTATCAAAGTCAATGGCAAAATCAGCGCAGCCAACAAATTCCTCTAGAAAATGGTGCATCGTTGAATGGTGGACTAGTATACGCTCGGTGGTATAACTCTCAGAAACAACTGGTGCAGTTTATCGGTTCGTCTACTAATAAACAACTCACAGGTGAACCAGGATTTGAAACCCTAGAAACACCACTAAATTCAGATTCTCCCACTAAAACAAGCTGGGTTCGCCAAGTCACACTTCCTGTTTTGTCAGATAAGCAGTTAATTGGCTATTTCCAAACGGCGGTTCCCATGAACTCTCTACGTAGTAGCCTGAACCAAGCCCGCTTGTTTCTCACTTTGGGGGTTCCTGTTACTTTTGGTGTAATTGGAATCACGGGTTGGTTTTTGGGCGGGTTGGCAATGCGGCCAAGTCTGCGGGCTTATCAGCAATTGCAGCGATTTACAGCTGATGCTTCTCATGAATTACGGGCACCCGTTGCTACCGTATTGAGTAATGCCCAGGTTGCTTTAATGCCACCGGAAGATTTATCTGAACAAAGATTGCGATTGCAAAATATTGCCGAAACTGCTAAGTCCATGAGTACGCTGATTAATAATCTGCTTTTCCTGTCCCGTCATAATGGTTCGCTGACGGACACCATATTAAAACCCGTTGACTTGCGCGAAATCTTGAAATCCCTTGCCGAAGATTTTGCGGCTCAGGCTCCCGCCCAAAACCTCAATTTCAACGCCCAGTTTCCAGAACAACCCGTGATGTTAGAAGCTGATGCCAATTTGCTCAAGCAAGCCGTGATTAATCTACTGACTAATGCTTTCAAATACACGCCAGCAGGCGGTAAGGTAGAATTAAATCTTTTTACCCAGTCTCACTGTGCGGTAATTCAAGTTAAAGACAACGGCATTGGCATTCCCACTACTGATTTACCGCATATCTTCGATCGCTTTTATCGTGTAGATACCGTTCGCTCTCGGCAAACAGGCGGCTTTGGACTCGGACTGGCGATCGCTCAACAAATTGTGCAAGGATACAATGGGCAAATAACTGTCAAAAGTATAGTTGGTCAAGGTTCAACTTTTCAAATTAACCTTCCCCTGCAACTATGA